A genomic region of Arachis stenosperma cultivar V10309 chromosome 9, arast.V10309.gnm1.PFL2, whole genome shotgun sequence contains the following coding sequences:
- the LOC130949781 gene encoding uncharacterized protein LOC130949781 — protein MPNYWIWTEHGEIDDIGINQTGLNNCGEGGSGSGANVEECDMYDISWENNSRRYHEMVFDSAGPEDPHVEAKNFFDLLEAAQKPLWEGCVHSQLSIAVRMLCIKAEGNQSQESFKQWATLIREIAPEGSAIPRDYYEAKKLVQKLGLKAIKIDCCSNNCMLYRKDDAVLTSCKFCEAPRFKPISDGGCKSKRVPVRRMHYLPLIPRLQRLYASMSSAPHMTWHIKNQRDDGVMTHPSHGEAWKSFDCIHSDFALEPRNIRLGLCSDGFTPNIQFSKPYSCWPVIVIPYNLPSGMCMKDPYLFLTCLIPGPNNPKANIDVFLGPLIDELNELWNPGVLTYDIVEKKNFVLKAALMWTINDFPAYGMLSGWMTQGRLSCPICMEDTKSFTLSHGGKAL, from the coding sequence ATGCCAAATTATTGGATTTGGACAGAACATGGAGAGATTGATGACATAGGGATTAATCAGACGGGATTAAATAATTGTGGGGAAGGTGGTTCAGGAAGTGGTGCAAATGTGGAAGAATGTGATATGTATGACATTAGCTGGGAAAACAACTCTAGAAGGTATCATGAAATGGTTTTCGATTCTGCTGGTCCAGAGGATCCTCATGTAGAGGCTAAAAACTTTTTTGATCTTCTTGAGGCAGCTCAAAAGCCTTTGTGGGAAGGTTGTGTGCACTCTCAACTATCGATAGCTGTTAGAATGCTATGCATTAAGGCCGAGGGAAACCAATCGCAGGAGTCATTTAAGCAATGGGCGACCTTAATTAGGGAAATTGCTCCTGAGGGTAGTGCCATACCTAGGGATTACTATGAGGCTAAGAAGTTAGTGCAAAAGCTTGGATTGAAGGCAATCAAAATAGATTGTTGCTCAAACAATTGCATGTTGTATCGAAAAGATGATGCTGTTCTAACTAGTTGTAAGTTTTGTGAAGCACCTAGATTCAAGCCTATTTCTGATGGTGGTTGTAAGTCCAAGAGAGTTCCTGTCAGACGGATGCACTACTTACCTTTAATCCCTAGACTTCAAAGGCTTTATGCGTCAATGAGTTCAGCTCCGCACATGACGTGGCACATCAAAAACCAACGTGATGATGGCGTGATGACCCATCCATCACATGGGGAGGCATGGAAAAGCTTTGACTGTATCCACTCTGATTTTGCTTTGGAGCCTAGAAACATTAGGTTAGGTCTTTGCTCTGATGGGTTTACCCCAAATATCCAATTTAGCAAGCCTTATTCTTGTTGGCCCGTAATTGTTATTCCATACAATCTACCTTCTGGGATGTGTATGAAAGATCCTTATTTGTTCTTGACTTGCTTAATACCTGGTCCTAATAACCCTAAAGCCAACATTGATGTATTCTTGGGACCCTTGATTGACGAATTAAATGAGTTGTGGAATCCTGGTGTTTTGACATATGATATTGTAGAAAAGAAGAATTTTGTCTTAAAAGCAGCATTGATGTGGACTATCAATGATTTCCCAGCTTATGGGATGTTGTCTGGATGGATGACACAAGGAAGATTGTCATGTCCTATTTGCATGGAGGATACCAAGTCTTTTACACTATCACATGGAGGCAAGGCATTATGA